GTCTTTATCCCTATAGAAATAAGTTCCCATATCGTCTCCAATATCTACTAGCTTACATATATCTTTTCATGTAAAATAATCGAAGAATATATTATAATAGATCGATTACTATATGATATATTATTAAAAGGAAATGTATGGGAGGATGTTGAATGGTACCTAATTTTTTTACGCTTGTCCGTAATAACTGGGCCTCCTTATGGGGGTTAAGTTGGCTTTCATATCTTATTTATACAGCATTATCCACTGCGGCGTTCATTGTATACTATATCTTTCTATTTATCGGCCTCTTTTTTGTCGCTTTGTTAGGAGCAACAACCGCTGCCGGCTCGTCCCCTGCGGAATTTATCGATAATGCCGGCGTGATTGCCTTTCTCTTTTTTGCTGTCTATTTAATCATCCTTTCTTCAGCGCTGTATGCCATTCTTTGCTCTTTTCACATCTCTAGTCTACTCGGTATTATTCAGGAGATAGTGAATAAAGGTCGTACAAGTGCTAGCACATTAATTGAGTATGGCTTTAAAAATTTTTTTAAGACTATCCTCTTTTACATAACCTTGTTTTTGATTGCAGGGGCGATTCTCTTTCTATTCATCGCAGGAACGATATTTACTGGTATGGATGTACTCATTCTTAATATTCTAGGGGTTGTACTTGTTCTTATTAGCGCGATCTGTCTCATCTTCTATGGTTTATTGATGATGCATGCCCCTATCTTTTTTACTGTTGAAGATCAGTCCATCCGACAATCCATTAGTAACTCCGTTCATGTATTCTTCACTTCGATGGGCAACGTGTTGATGTCCGGACTCATAAGTTTTTCTTACATTCTCCTTCTCGTGCTCCTGTACCTAGTAGGGATACTGTTATTTGCCCTCATGGCTCTCCTAGACGGGCACAGCGGCCTACAGATATTTATTGGCCTCATCCTGTTTATATGTGGGGTATTTTACGTGCTTTTTTTGGTACCTATCATACCTACCTTATCCCTTAAGTCTATCTACTATCGTTATGTCAAATATATTCGTCCAACATACTTTCCCACAGAACCGGCTCAGGCTGCAGTAACAGCATCGCATTCACCACCACCTGCCATACAGCAACCCCCTTCTGTTATAGAAGATAACTCTTCACAGCCCAAGAAGGACGATTCGTTTAATGTAAGCTGGCACTAACGATGTCTCGCCTCTCATCTCTTGATGAGGGGCCTTTCTATTTAGTAAACCATCGGCTCTGTCTGTGGAACCCTTCACCCACTCTCCTTTCCATTCCCACTCCTTTTTTGCTACAATGAGCTTTGAATCTATTGTAAACCGTTTCCGTGAGGAGGAGCCTCGTTGCCATATACACCACTGCCATTACCAGAAGACTATATAACAATGATGAAGTCGTTATTACAAACTGAATTTGACGCTTTTCTTGCTACATATGAACAACCCATTCAGCGCGGGCTACGTGTAAACCCATTGAAAAGCACCATTTCACAGTTCCTCGCACTAACTGAATTTCGTCTAGAACCGATTCCTTGGTGCAAAGAAGGGTTTTATTATCAACACCAGACCACAAGACCTGGGAAACACCCTTACCATGCCGCAGGGGTATATTATATACAGGAACCCAGCGCGATGGCTCCAGCTGAAGCACTGGAACCACAGCCCGGGGAACGCATTTTAGATTTATGCGCAGCACCTGGTGGGAAATCGACGCAAATAGCTGCTAAGATGGAAGGTAAGGGAATCCTGGTCTCTAACGAAATTGACAGTTCACGTGCCAACGCTCTGGTAGAAAATCTCGAGCGCTGTGGAGTAAAAAATGCAGTCGTTACCAATGAGACACCAGCCCGTTTGGCGAAGCACTTTAGAGGCTATTTCGATCGTATCCTTATTGATGCCCCCTGCTCCGGAGAGGGCATGTTCCGTAAGGATAACGATGCCCGTGGTCGTTGGAGCGTTCGCTCAACGGAGCGAGCAGCAGAACTGCAATTAGAGATCTTGCTCGAAGCAGCCCTCATGTTAAAACCAGGTGGCCGACTCGTATACTCTACTTGTACGTTTAATCCGAATGAGAACGAAGGAGCATTACAGAGATTTATGCAGCAAGAACCTAGCTTTTCAATAGAAAAGCTTCCAAATAATGTTTACTTCCAATCTGGTCAACCTCAATGGGCTCAGGCAGATCCCGCATTGCATCAGAGCGCACGACTGTGGCCACATCACTTACGCGGTGAAGGACACTTTGTCGCTGTTCTACAAAAGTCTGCACAAGCACCCCTGCAAAAGGTCCGCCCTGGTAAAGCTAAACAAATATCTGCGCAGGACCAACAATTACTTCAATCTTTTTATCGAGATGAGCTCAAGGTGAAGCCACCCAGCGGTAACTATGTTTTGTTCGGGGAACATCTTTATCGCCTTCATGAAGAACTTCCCTCACTCAAAGGATTAAAAGTTAAACGGCCTGGTTTTTATATCGGTCAGCTCAAGAAGAGTCGGATTGTTCCTTCCCATGCGTTGGCGCTTTCTCTTACACCAAAAGAAGCGCAGCGAACCATCAACTTTTCTGCTACTGAATCATCACTTTTTCAATACCTCCAAGGAGAAGCACTACCCACTGCCCAAGTAAAAGGTTGGACATTGGTCACTGTTGATGGGTTTAGCCTAGGGTGGGGGAAAGTCTCCGGTGGATTACTAAAAAACCATTATCCTAAGTGGATGCGCTGGGATGAAAACATGATGTCAACTAGATAAAGGCAGGAAGAATTTTCTGCCTTTATCTCCCGCTGCTTATATTCTTCTTGCCTTCCTATAAAAGCGGATCATTTCACATCGCTTTCCGATGCATCCTTTTCATATGGATGATTATATCTTTAATTCGAATTTACAGCGCCAATGTATATTCGCTCTGTAAATTCGTACATTTAAGTAACCTTTATCATCCCTTTTGCGAGGTGACAAAGCATTGATCACAATGCCAATCCCTTCTTCCACCTTATCATCATCATGGAATTCCTATTTTCATACAGCTTGGATGATCTCCCTCTTACAGCCTGGCTTAAGTCATTATGGTCCCTATCCCTTTTGGCTTCCGACGGAAGAAAAACCTTCTCATAACCCAGATACTTCTCCATCCTATTCTAAACCAAAGTCATCCCCTATCCTCATTCGGATTCGTGCTCGTTCTCATTAGCAACTCACTTTTTGCAAGTTTCTTACTCTCCTTCTTTAAAAATATAGAGGCACAAATAGCGGGGAAAAGCCTAGATAAAATATTTATTTCAAATTTTTTGATTATTAGCAGGATTATAATAATTATGGTCGAATCTCTTATCTAACCCTAACTTGAAGGAGGAGTTACACATGCGCATCGCACGTGTCCTGTTCTCACTGCTGCTCGCCGTTATCATGGTTTTGCCCGCCATCAGTACCGCCACAGCTGCCCCAGATAGGGGAAATGAAAAAAGTAATATGCAACAAATGATTCCCGATGAGGTGATCGTTAAATTTAAAGACGGAACATCCAAAAATACGATTGCTTCCGTACACAAACAAAATGGAAAGCTAAAGAAACGTAGCACCAAGATGGGTTTTGATGTGATAAAACTGAAAGGGAAGACCGTGCAAGAAGCAATCAAAGAGTACAAAGCACTGCCACAGGTAGAGTATGTGGAACCCAACTACCGCTTCTACACACAGTGGACTCCCAATGACTCTAAATTTACTCAACAATACGGGCCCCAAATTTCAAAAGCACCCGCTGCTTGGGATATTGAAAAAGGTGACAGCTCCGTTCGAATTGCGATTGTCGACACAGGTGTAGATGATAGCCATCCTGATCTTAAAGGTAAAGTGATCAATGGCTATGACTTCGTCGATGATGATAATGATCCCAATGATGAACAAGGTCACGGTACCCACTGTGCAGGCATTGCTGCTGCCATTACCAATAATAACATAGGAATTGCTGGGATGGCACCAAACGCCTCTATCTACGCTGTTCGTGTTTTGGATGAAAACGGAGGGGGAAGCCTCGACGATGTAGCTGAAGGAATCCGCCATGCAGCTGACAATGCTAATGTCGTCAGTCTCAGCTTGGGCTCCCTCTTTGGCTCTAACACATTAAAAGATGCTGTTAACTACGCCTGGAACAGTGGTGCGGTCGTAGTTGCAGCCGCCGGTAATAATGGATTTTTCTTTAAAAACTACCCTGCTGGATACAATAACGCGATCGCTGTCGCCGCTACCGATTCACAAGATCAAATCGCTTCTTTTTCTACCTGGGGAAGATGGGTTGACATCGCCGCACCCGGAGTTGACATTTTATCCACTGTTCCTAATGGAGGATATGAATCTTATTCCGGTACATCTATGGCTACTCCTCATGTAGCTGGCTTAGCGGGGTTACTCGCCTCACAAGGCCGCAACAATCAAGAAATTCGCGATGCAATTGAAAATACTGCTGACTCAATCTCTGGCACAGGCTTCAGATTCCAAAACGGCCGCATCAACGCAAAAGATGCTGTCAACTATTAAAAAAAAGAGGGAGGGCATTTTCAAATGCCCTCCCTCTCTTTTTATGCATTACGATAAAACCAGATCAGTCCGATGACAAAGAAAAGTACTGCACATATCATCAAAATCTTTGCTAGACGTTCCATTCTTCCCTCTTTCCCCTTCCTACCGTCACTGCAGTTCTACGACAGTAACTCCAGTCCCACCTTCACGATATCCACCTAAGCGAAAGCTTTTAACATGCTTATGCTTTTGTAGAAACTGGGTAATGCCCGATCGTAGAGCACCTGTTCCCTTACCGTGGATGATCGACACTTGCTGAAACCCACTCATGAGTGCATCATCTAAGTATTTATCTGTCTGTGCTAATGCTTCTTCTACCATCTTACCGCGCAAGTCTATTTCAGGGCTAATCCTACTGGAACTTCGTTGATAGGAGGTATAAGCGCTTTCCTGCTTTACTTGTTTCTTCCTCTGTACACGCTTTAAACCACTGCGACCCACTTTCATCTTTAAGGCTCCAACTTGTACAAGCCACTCATCGTTACTAAGCGCCTCCACAACTTCACCCTTTTGCTGTACTGTTTGTACAAACACTTCGTCGCCTATCTGAATCGTAGTATCCTCTTCTACTACAGTGACTGCTCCACCTTGTAACTCCCACCCAGGAACAGCGTCGTTTAAACGCTTCTTCGCTTCTGTCAGCTGATGCTCTTTCAACTCTGTCGGACGCATCTTGGCCCATTCCCGCAGTTGAACCAGCACCTCTTCCGCTTCATGTTTTGCATCTGTAATAAGTGAACGTGCTTCACGCCGAGCAGTTTCGCGCATCTTCGCTTTCTCCTGCTCCCAAGTCGACACTTTTTCTTGTAGCTGTCGCTGTAATTGCGCTGCCTCACGCTGGAGAGATTCTGCCTGCAGACGACGCTCTTCTGCAATCCGTCGATCTTCCGTCAGGGTAGCAATTAAATCCTCTAATTGGTGTTGATCTTGGCTCAACTCCGATTTTGCGCGCTCAATAATCCCATCTGGTAATCCCAGGCGCGCAGCAATCGCAAATGCATTACTACGTCCTGGAATTCCTACAAGCAAGCGGTAAGTAGGGCGAAGAGTCTCTACATTAAACTCGACGCTCGCATTTACGACTCGTGGATCCGTATGAGCAAACATTTTTAACTCACTATAGTGGGTTGTTGCCACAAAAAGTGCTTGGCGTTGTAATATTTCCTCCAGGATGGAAATCGCTAACGCCGCCCCTTCGATCGGATCAGTCCCAGCACCTAACTCATCCAATAGGATTAAACTTTTCTCATCCACACGTTTTAACATGGTCACAATATTGGTCATATGACTGGAAAACGTACTTAAACTTTGTTCAATACTTTGTTCATCCCCAATATCAGCAAACACTTGCTGAAAAACAGGCATAAACGAACCATCATTAGCAGGAATAGGTAAGCCACTCTGTGTCATCAAGGCAAACAACCCGACCGTTTTCAATGTTACTGTCTTGCCACCCGTGTTAGGTCCTGTAACAATAATTCCCTGATGCTCTTCTCCAATCTCAAGATTGATCGGAACAATCTCCTGCGAAGGAATTAATGGGTGTCGTGCTTGCTTCAATTGCAAGTGACGCCCATCATGGACATGTGCACAATGACCTTGAACTTTTCTCCCAAAACGTGCCTTTGCTAAAACAACATCGAGATGCGCCAGCACTTCCATGTTTACTCGGAGCGGATCAACCACCTCCGCCACCTCAGCCGAAAGTTCATATAAGATTCGCTCCACTTCACGCTCTTCATCCAAGTGGCATTCACGCAATGAATTGTTTAAAGAAACCACTGCGTTGGGCTCCATAAAGACGGTTGCTCCCGAAGCAGACTGATCATGTACCAAACCGCCGAATTCATGACGATACTCCTGCTTCACAGGTAAACAATAGCGGTCATTGCGTAATGTGACTAGTGGATCTTGCAGCATTTTTTGATAGCGAGCACTTTTTAACATCTGATCTAGAGTAGAGCGTACCCGCGCACCCAACGTGTGGATCTTACTTCTTAACCGCGATAATTCAGGACTAGCATGATCAAGGATCTCTCCCTCTTCATCGATGGTTCGCTCCATTCGATCCCGTAACTCGGGTTGCAAAGAAACTTGTCCCAATGCTGCCCGCAATATAGGAAGAGGCAGTTCCTCCGGTTCGATTTCTCTTATTTTACGAACAGCTTGTTGAGCTGAAACTAGCATCTTATATAGAGCGACAAGTTCTGATGACTGTAACATCCCTCCGATTTCTGCTCTTTTAAGGCTTCCTTCCATATCCTTTAATCCACGGAATGAAAGTTCTCCTTTTAGGCGCAGAAGATCTAATGCTTCTTTTGTCTCTGCCAGTTGCTCTTCTACTTCCTTCAAGTTTGTATTCGGTTTTAAGTTTTGTATTCGCTCCTCACCCAACGGGGACGTTGCTTGTTCTTGCACCAGTTGGAGAACGCGATGGTATTCTAATACACGAAGAGTATGAGCGTCCATACTTATTACGCTCCTTTCTGCGTCATCAAGCATTCACCCCTTATTATACCATGTTAAGTGGAAGTAAAAGCAATGCCTCCCCTCTGACTGCAACCTTTGTCTTCATACTTTTCCTCACTCAGGATAAGCTACTCTTATGCGTCAACATAAAAAGCTTCTAGAAAGGGAGGGCTATGGTCACGGATGCATAAGCAAGACGGCATGGACCCGTGGCGATCTATCAAATGAAACTCATTCGACATGTGATTCGTTTTTTTGTAGCTGCGATCGTATTACTACTCATCGCTGCCATTGTACCCGGATTTCAACTCAATCACTTTTGGAGCGCCTTCTTTGCCGCTATCGTTATCGCCTTGTTTTGTTGGGCGTTGGAGAAAATTTTTGGCGAAGATATCTCCCCCTACGCCCGAGGTGTGATTGGTTTTTTCGTCAGTGCAGCCGTCATCTATCTCACACAGTTCTTTATAAATGGCATGAAAGTAAGCTTAGTGGGTGCACTCATGGCAGCGCTTGTTATCGGTATTGTTGACCTTTTTGTTCCGATCAAAGGAAAATTTAAAGCTAGCGCAGAGTAATATCTGCGCTAGCTTTACTCATTACATCGGTTATGGGGCAAGGGTGAAAACCACCACCTTTACCCCCCTCTTCCTTCTTGCCAACGCTAACTGCTCTTTAATTTCCTTCCCCGTTGTGGTCGCTGAAACCATTAACTGAGAACAATGATCTACACCACAGGCAGATAAGATAGACAGTAAGTTTAAAGAAGGAACTCCCGCTTCAGTCTGATGGGATAAAGCGTTTTTTTGTCTCCCTGTCCTGCGAGAGATATAATCATGAATAATAATGACCATCATCTCTTTCTCTTGTACTACGGCTTCCATCAAAGGAGCCATACCTGAGTGAAGAAAAGCATAGTCACCAATTACCGCTACCGCAAGTGCATCAATACTGGCTAAACCTGCAACCACCCCGATCGGAGATCCCAAGCCATAGCTCCATTCTGCACTATTATATGGAGGATAGCACAGGGCGATCGATGAACCAACGTCGACTGCCACTTTAGCCCCTGATGCTTTCGTCCATGCAGAAATAGCATCATAAATACGTACTAACGGTTGATCCTGTTCTGGTGATTTTAATCCTCGCGCAGAAGGAGATACACGGATAATCTCAGGATCTTCACCTTTTTGTATCTGCTCGATCACCTCATTTACCCTATTCTCATCCAAGCGATCCCCCGCTGAAAATGCTCCTGAAAGACGACCCACTATCGTTAAATTTAGTTCATACTTCTGTGTTAACTGATATAACTCCACCTCTACAAATGGATGTGGCTCTTCTAATACAAGAATTCTTTTATATTTTTTCATAAAGCTGAGCACATGTTTTTCATCTACTGGCCATAAAGAACTGAGCTGTAATAAGGGAAGCGATTCATCTGTTACTAAGGTGGAACAACCTCCGGTTGCAATAATCCCAACACCAACATCACGACCCGAGCGCACTTCCATTGACGATCCCTCTATGATGCGTTTGACAACCGGTAGCGTATACTGTTCGTAGTGATGCATTCTCCCTATTTTAGAAAGCCCCCTCGCGACCCTTCCTCCTGTGTAAGGAAATAGGGGGAGTACTGTATCACAAACCTTCACTTCCCCCTCATACTTATCCATTAATAAGCGGGAACTCAGTCGAATCAACACCGGTACTGATGCTTGCTCAGATAATTGATATGCCCATGGAATCAATTTCCGTACCTCTTGAGCACTATTAGGGTCCAACACAGGAACACCTGCAATTTTAGCCAGTTGACGCGAATCTTGTTCCACAGTAGATGCCTTGCAGCCAATGTCATCTGTTGCTATAATAACCAATCCTCCGCCGATACTATGAACAACCGCATTCACCAACGTATCATATAAAACACCCATCCCCGCCTGTTTTACAATAACGGCAGAACGATACCCCCCTATCGAAATCCCTAATGCCATCTCTAGCGAAACCTTCTCATTTATATTCCAAGTAAACCGTGGGAAGAGTGTATCTAATTTTTCCCCCAATTGTGTAGCGGGAAAACCGTAGACACCATAAGCAGAATGAACCCCCGCTTCCACTATCCCCCACGCTGCGATCTCGATACCATTTACCTGCAAACCGTTCACATCCTCACTTTCTCCCCCATCCACCGGCAGACTCCCTCTCTGGTCATCCCATATAAC
This sequence is a window from Mechercharimyces sp. CAU 1602. Protein-coding genes within it:
- a CDS encoding endonuclease MutS2, yielding MDAHTLRVLEYHRVLQLVQEQATSPLGEERIQNLKPNTNLKEVEEQLAETKEALDLLRLKGELSFRGLKDMEGSLKRAEIGGMLQSSELVALYKMLVSAQQAVRKIREIEPEELPLPILRAALGQVSLQPELRDRMERTIDEEGEILDHASPELSRLRSKIHTLGARVRSTLDQMLKSARYQKMLQDPLVTLRNDRYCLPVKQEYRHEFGGLVHDQSASGATVFMEPNAVVSLNNSLRECHLDEEREVERILYELSAEVAEVVDPLRVNMEVLAHLDVVLAKARFGRKVQGHCAHVHDGRHLQLKQARHPLIPSQEIVPINLEIGEEHQGIIVTGPNTGGKTVTLKTVGLFALMTQSGLPIPANDGSFMPVFQQVFADIGDEQSIEQSLSTFSSHMTNIVTMLKRVDEKSLILLDELGAGTDPIEGAALAISILEEILQRQALFVATTHYSELKMFAHTDPRVVNASVEFNVETLRPTYRLLVGIPGRSNAFAIAARLGLPDGIIERAKSELSQDQHQLEDLIATLTEDRRIAEERRLQAESLQREAAQLQRQLQEKVSTWEQEKAKMRETARREARSLITDAKHEAEEVLVQLREWAKMRPTELKEHQLTEAKKRLNDAVPGWELQGGAVTVVEEDTTIQIGDEVFVQTVQQKGEVVEALSNDEWLVQVGALKMKVGRSGLKRVQRKKQVKQESAYTSYQRSSSRISPEIDLRGKMVEEALAQTDKYLDDALMSGFQQVSIIHGKGTGALRSGITQFLQKHKHVKSFRLGGYREGGTGVTVVELQ
- a CDS encoding RsmF rRNA methyltransferase first C-terminal domain-containing protein; its protein translation is MPYTPLPLPEDYITMMKSLLQTEFDAFLATYEQPIQRGLRVNPLKSTISQFLALTEFRLEPIPWCKEGFYYQHQTTRPGKHPYHAAGVYYIQEPSAMAPAEALEPQPGERILDLCAAPGGKSTQIAAKMEGKGILVSNEIDSSRANALVENLERCGVKNAVVTNETPARLAKHFRGYFDRILIDAPCSGEGMFRKDNDARGRWSVRSTERAAELQLEILLEAALMLKPGGRLVYSTCTFNPNENEGALQRFMQQEPSFSIEKLPNNVYFQSGQPQWAQADPALHQSARLWPHHLRGEGHFVAVLQKSAQAPLQKVRPGKAKQISAQDQQLLQSFYRDELKVKPPSGNYVLFGEHLYRLHEELPSLKGLKVKRPGFYIGQLKKSRIVPSHALALSLTPKEAQRTINFSATESSLFQYLQGEALPTAQVKGWTLVTVDGFSLGWGKVSGGLLKNHYPKWMRWDENMMSTR
- a CDS encoding S8 family peptidase, giving the protein MRIARVLFSLLLAVIMVLPAISTATAAPDRGNEKSNMQQMIPDEVIVKFKDGTSKNTIASVHKQNGKLKKRSTKMGFDVIKLKGKTVQEAIKEYKALPQVEYVEPNYRFYTQWTPNDSKFTQQYGPQISKAPAAWDIEKGDSSVRIAIVDTGVDDSHPDLKGKVINGYDFVDDDNDPNDEQGHGTHCAGIAAAITNNNIGIAGMAPNASIYAVRVLDENGGGSLDDVAEGIRHAADNANVVSLSLGSLFGSNTLKDAVNYAWNSGAVVVAAAGNNGFFFKNYPAGYNNAIAVAATDSQDQIASFSTWGRWVDIAAPGVDILSTVPNGGYESYSGTSMATPHVAGLAGLLASQGRNNQEIRDAIENTADSISGTGFRFQNGRINAKDAVNY
- a CDS encoding thiamine pyrophosphate-dependent enzyme, with protein sequence MYSSILRMVIWDDQRGSLPVDGGESEDVNGLQVNGIEIAAWGIVEAGVHSAYGVYGFPATQLGEKLDTLFPRFTWNINEKVSLEMALGISIGGYRSAVIVKQAGMGVLYDTLVNAVVHSIGGGLVIIATDDIGCKASTVEQDSRQLAKIAGVPVLDPNSAQEVRKLIPWAYQLSEQASVPVLIRLSSRLLMDKYEGEVKVCDTVLPLFPYTGGRVARGLSKIGRMHHYEQYTLPVVKRIIEGSSMEVRSGRDVGVGIIATGGCSTLVTDESLPLLQLSSLWPVDEKHVLSFMKKYKRILVLEEPHPFVEVELYQLTQKYELNLTIVGRLSGAFSAGDRLDENRVNEVIEQIQKGEDPEIIRVSPSARGLKSPEQDQPLVRIYDAISAWTKASGAKVAVDVGSSIALCYPPYNSAEWSYGLGSPIGVVAGLASIDALAVAVIGDYAFLHSGMAPLMEAVVQEKEMMVIIIHDYISRRTGRQKNALSHQTEAGVPSLNLLSILSACGVDHCSQLMVSATTTGKEIKEQLALARRKRGVKVVVFTLAP
- a CDS encoding phage holin family protein; translated protein: MKLIRHVIRFFVAAIVLLLIAAIVPGFQLNHFWSAFFAAIVIALFCWALEKIFGEDISPYARGVIGFFVSAAVIYLTQFFINGMKVSLVGALMAALVIGIVDLFVPIKGKFKASAE